One region of Candidatus Methylomirabilota bacterium genomic DNA includes:
- a CDS encoding urea carboxylase-associated family protein, translating into MGDDLITIPARRGKAARVGAGQRIRIVNTHGTQVVDAWAFDAREVTEWMSMEASRASFMKLAAAVGDAFVTNRRRPILTLVDDTSRCAHDTLMAPCDRQRYGLLGVTGHHDNCRDNLHAALAELGLTIPATPPSLNLFMNIPWTADGRLAWGEPVSTPGSYVVFRAEMDLVIAFSACPQDILPINGRTGRTTEAHFRLEGTRA; encoded by the coding sequence ATGGGTGATGACCTCATCACGATCCCGGCGCGGCGCGGGAAGGCGGCGCGGGTCGGCGCCGGGCAGCGCATCAGGATCGTCAACACGCACGGCACGCAGGTGGTCGACGCGTGGGCCTTCGACGCGCGCGAGGTGACCGAGTGGATGTCCATGGAGGCGAGCCGGGCGTCGTTCATGAAGCTCGCCGCCGCCGTCGGCGACGCGTTCGTCACGAACCGGCGGCGCCCGATCCTGACGCTGGTCGACGACACGTCCCGGTGCGCGCACGACACGCTCATGGCGCCCTGCGACCGGCAGCGCTACGGCCTGCTGGGCGTCACGGGCCATCACGACAACTGCCGGGACAACCTGCACGCGGCGCTCGCCGAGCTCGGCCTCACGATCCCGGCGACTCCGCCCTCGCTCAACCTGTTCATGAACATCCCGTGGACGGCGGACGGGCGTCTCGCCTGGGGCGAGCCCGTGTCCACGCCCGGAAGCTACGTCGTGTTCCGCGCCGAGATGGACCTCGTGATCGCCTTCTCGGCCTGCCCGCAGGACATCCTGCCGATCAACGGCCGCACGGGGCGGACGACCGAAGCTCACTTCAGGCTCGAGGGCACGCGTGCCTGA
- a CDS encoding DUF1989 domain-containing protein produces MIYEAKPGSPLEVDRDFYARLARETGKRTLVERFVVPRRSGRAWPVRAGRLFRIVAVEGPQVADLNVWSLANPRERFWASRTRQLHQAHLSTFDRLWSCLPYLRPMLTITGDSVRYGRDADGGGCHDLLGTRCDPYVHKLLNGEEFDLCCHSNLVRAVAPYRLTEFDVHDVLNVFQVTGLTAEGRYWVKPSPAKAGDFLEFFAEIDVLCAISVCPHGDLSVPVWGPAAGDPLATCRPLGVEIWEPAPELLAGWVPPRPADYRGGHGLTSKGASTAPSEPPPDRGAGEAGARTRGTDDG; encoded by the coding sequence GTGATCTACGAGGCGAAACCCGGCTCGCCCCTCGAGGTCGACCGCGACTTCTACGCGCGCCTCGCGCGCGAGACCGGCAAGCGTACGCTCGTCGAGCGGTTCGTCGTCCCCAGGCGTTCGGGCCGGGCATGGCCCGTGCGCGCCGGCCGGCTCTTCCGCATCGTCGCCGTCGAGGGCCCGCAGGTGGCGGACCTCAACGTCTGGAGCCTCGCCAATCCGCGCGAGCGGTTCTGGGCCTCGCGCACGCGCCAGCTCCACCAGGCGCACCTCTCGACCTTCGACCGGCTCTGGTCGTGCCTGCCGTACCTCCGGCCGATGCTGACGATCACCGGCGACAGCGTGCGCTACGGACGCGACGCGGACGGCGGCGGCTGCCACGACCTGCTCGGCACCCGCTGCGACCCCTACGTGCACAAGCTCCTCAACGGTGAGGAGTTCGATCTCTGCTGCCACAGCAACCTCGTGCGCGCGGTGGCGCCGTACCGCCTCACCGAGTTCGACGTGCACGACGTGCTCAACGTCTTCCAGGTCACCGGCCTCACGGCCGAGGGTCGCTACTGGGTCAAGCCGAGCCCGGCGAAGGCGGGCGACTTCCTCGAGTTCTTCGCCGAGATCGACGTGCTCTGCGCGATCTCGGTGTGCCCGCACGGCGATCTCTCGGTGCCGGTGTGGGGGCCCGCCGCGGGCGACCCGCTCGCCACCTGCCGCCCGCTCGGCGTGGAGATCTGGGAGCCCGCGCCGGAGCTGCTCGCCGGCTGGGTCCCGCCGCGGCCCGCGGACTATCGCGGCGGCCACGGGCTCACGTCGAAGGGGGCCTCGACGGCCCCCTCCGAGCCTCCCCCAGATCGTGGCGCCGGCGAAGCCGGCGCGCGAACACGAGGGACGGATGATGGGTGA
- a CDS encoding amidase (catalyzes the hydrolysis of a monocarboxylic acid amid to form a monocarboxylate and ammonia), with protein MTAEPDDLAFLGAAALARLVAEKRVSAVELARLYLARIERFDARLRAYITVLPDAALEAARRADG; from the coding sequence ATGACCGCGGAGCCGGACGACCTCGCGTTTCTCGGCGCGGCGGCGCTCGCTCGCCTCGTCGCCGAGAAGCGCGTGTCGGCGGTCGAGCTGGCGCGGCTTTACCTCGCGCGCATCGAGCGCTTCGACGCGCGGCTCCGCGCCTACATCACGGTGCTTCCCGACGCGGCGCTCGAGGCCGCGCGGCGGGCGGACGGCG
- a CDS encoding branched-chain amino acid ABC transporter ATP-binding protein/permease, with protein MSRALASAALVAGLVVYPFADRALGLQTVHAVSDGMIYVLLALGLNIVVGYAGLLDLGYAAFFAIGAYSMGLLNSPVLGSPLYGHAWSFWLCIWLAAAVSALLGVVIGAPTLRVRGDYLAIITLGFGEIIPVAIRNLGDITIEIGGWRPIERLNLTGGENGVNPIGRPYLPGVPFETDPVPWYFLILVIGAASLWAMNRLRDSRLGRAWMAIREDETAADCTGVNPVSTKLLAFALGASFSGFAGSVYAAKLQAITPGAFEFQVSIMLLCMVVLGGAGSLKGVILGGMLITLFDRVVLAETTFFVRWVGRTTGVPALVAADLTLWRWLFFGLGLVLVMLLRPEGLAGRRVRPAPAADDDADDATLADGAPAPRVDALPGWLRERMRRGGHASEPTPILEVRGLTRRFGGVVALNGVDLVIPRGAIVGLIGPNGAGKTTFFNAVTGLLRPDGGRIAFEGASLVGLRPNAIVARGIARTFQSIRLFQNMTVLENVLVGGHCRLHATVPGAVLRPPAVVAEEARARTQARELLDFVGLGGKADDLARNLPYGDQRRLEIARALATEPGLLLLDEPSAGMNPREAETLTDLIELLRRELGLSVLLIEHHMEVVMGISDRITVLDYGTRIAEGTPAEIQRHPAVIEAYLGRGYEQDLAARDRAR; from the coding sequence GTGAGCCGCGCGCTCGCCTCCGCCGCGCTCGTGGCCGGCCTCGTCGTCTACCCGTTCGCCGATCGGGCGCTCGGGCTCCAGACCGTGCACGCGGTCTCCGACGGGATGATCTACGTCCTCCTCGCCCTCGGGCTCAACATCGTGGTCGGCTACGCGGGCCTGCTCGACCTCGGCTACGCGGCGTTCTTCGCCATCGGCGCCTATTCCATGGGGCTCCTCAACTCGCCGGTGCTCGGCTCACCGCTCTACGGGCACGCGTGGAGCTTCTGGCTCTGCATCTGGCTCGCCGCCGCGGTCTCGGCGCTCCTCGGCGTCGTGATCGGCGCGCCGACGCTCCGCGTGCGCGGCGACTACCTCGCGATCATCACGCTCGGCTTCGGCGAGATCATCCCGGTGGCGATCCGCAACCTCGGCGACATCACGATCGAGATCGGGGGCTGGCGGCCGATCGAGCGGCTGAACCTGACCGGCGGCGAGAACGGCGTGAACCCGATCGGCCGACCGTACCTGCCCGGCGTCCCCTTCGAGACCGACCCGGTGCCGTGGTACTTCCTGATCCTCGTCATCGGCGCGGCCTCGCTCTGGGCGATGAACCGGCTCCGCGACTCGCGCCTCGGCCGCGCCTGGATGGCCATCCGCGAGGACGAGACCGCCGCCGACTGCACGGGCGTCAACCCGGTCTCGACGAAGCTCCTCGCGTTCGCGCTCGGCGCTTCCTTCTCGGGGTTCGCGGGATCCGTGTACGCCGCGAAGCTCCAGGCGATCACGCCGGGCGCGTTCGAGTTCCAGGTGTCGATCATGCTCCTCTGCATGGTCGTCCTCGGCGGCGCCGGCAGCCTGAAGGGCGTGATCCTGGGCGGGATGCTCATCACCCTCTTCGACCGCGTCGTGCTCGCGGAGACCACGTTCTTCGTGCGCTGGGTCGGGCGGACCACGGGCGTCCCCGCCCTCGTGGCCGCCGACCTCACCCTCTGGCGGTGGCTCTTCTTCGGCCTCGGGCTGGTCCTCGTGATGCTGCTGCGGCCCGAGGGCCTCGCCGGCCGCCGGGTGCGTCCGGCGCCGGCCGCCGACGACGACGCGGACGACGCGACCCTCGCCGACGGCGCGCCGGCGCCCCGCGTCGACGCGCTCCCGGGATGGCTGCGCGAGCGCATGCGGCGCGGCGGTCACGCGTCCGAGCCGACACCGATCCTCGAGGTGCGGGGCCTGACCCGGCGCTTCGGCGGCGTCGTCGCTCTGAACGGCGTCGACCTCGTCATCCCGCGCGGCGCGATCGTCGGGCTCATCGGCCCGAACGGCGCGGGCAAGACGACGTTCTTCAACGCGGTGACGGGCCTCCTCCGGCCCGATGGCGGCCGCATCGCGTTCGAGGGGGCGAGCCTCGTCGGGCTCCGCCCGAACGCGATCGTCGCCCGCGGCATCGCGCGCACGTTCCAGTCGATCCGGCTCTTCCAGAACATGACCGTGCTCGAGAACGTGCTGGTGGGCGGCCACTGCCGGCTTCACGCCACGGTCCCCGGCGCCGTGCTCCGGCCGCCGGCCGTCGTCGCCGAGGAGGCCCGCGCGCGCACCCAGGCCCGCGAGCTGCTCGACTTCGTCGGCCTCGGCGGCAAGGCCGACGACCTCGCGCGGAACCTGCCCTACGGCGACCAGCGGCGCCTGGAGATCGCCCGCGCGCTCGCAACCGAGCCGGGGCTCCTCCTGCTCGACGAGCCCTCGGCGGGCATGAACCCGCGCGAGGCCGAGACGCTGACCGACCTGATCGAGCTGCTGCGGCGGGAGCTGGGACTGTCAGTGCTCCTGATCGAGCACCACATGGAGGTCGTCATGGGGATCTCCGACCGGATCACCGTCCTCGACTACGGCACGCGCATCGCCGAGGGCACGCCGGCCGAGATCCAGCGCCATCCCGCGGTGATCGAGGCCTACCTCGGCCGGGGCTACGAGCAGGACCTCGCC
- a CDS encoding branched-chain amino acid ABC transporter substrate-binding protein — MRLGRIATVTLALVAVVVVGFTTGADPQPCPKGKLRIYTSWPMQGAMIPEGTGMKNGVDLAVSEIGGVVAGYCLEVVNLDDASAQTGKWDGAVEAENANKAVGDALAMVYIGTYNSGAAKVSIPINNRAHLAQITPANTYPGLTKKRGAAPGEPEIYRPMGFVNYFRPVPADDIQGAVGAKWAKRLGAKKVYILNDQELYGKGIADVFEATAKRIGLPVVANEGIDWKQPDQKPVLTKIRASGADLIYMGGVIETGAQVIIRQMKEVGLVAPRVRFVGPDGLLEEELLKGATCDAALAAEMRVTFAGLPFEKMRGVGAKTYETYKAKFGKEPTSYALYAVEAARVAIDGIRRAAAAIERAKDVAEKREAVRKAIASIKNFDGINGKWSFDENGDVDYETMSGFKVVKADTPIGCKFQFETILE; from the coding sequence ATGAGACTCGGGCGCATCGCCACCGTCACGCTCGCTCTCGTCGCCGTCGTCGTCGTGGGCTTCACGACGGGCGCCGACCCCCAGCCGTGCCCGAAGGGGAAGCTGCGCATCTACACCTCGTGGCCGATGCAGGGGGCGATGATCCCCGAGGGCACGGGCATGAAGAACGGCGTCGACCTCGCGGTGTCCGAGATCGGGGGCGTGGTGGCGGGCTACTGCCTGGAGGTCGTCAACCTGGACGACGCGTCCGCGCAGACGGGCAAGTGGGACGGCGCCGTGGAGGCCGAGAACGCGAACAAGGCCGTCGGCGACGCCCTGGCGATGGTGTACATCGGCACCTATAACTCCGGCGCCGCGAAGGTCTCGATCCCCATCAACAACCGCGCCCACCTGGCCCAGATCACGCCGGCCAACACCTATCCGGGGCTGACGAAGAAGCGCGGCGCGGCGCCCGGCGAGCCGGAGATCTACCGGCCGATGGGCTTCGTGAACTACTTCCGGCCGGTGCCCGCCGACGACATCCAGGGCGCCGTCGGCGCCAAGTGGGCCAAGCGCCTGGGCGCCAAGAAGGTCTACATCCTCAACGACCAGGAGCTGTACGGCAAGGGCATCGCTGACGTCTTCGAAGCGACCGCCAAGCGGATCGGGCTCCCGGTCGTCGCCAACGAGGGCATCGACTGGAAGCAGCCCGACCAGAAGCCGGTGCTGACCAAGATCCGCGCGTCGGGCGCGGACCTCATCTACATGGGCGGCGTCATCGAGACCGGCGCTCAGGTCATCATCAGACAGATGAAGGAGGTCGGCCTCGTCGCGCCGCGCGTCCGCTTCGTGGGGCCGGACGGGCTTCTCGAGGAGGAGCTGCTGAAGGGCGCCACGTGCGACGCCGCGCTCGCCGCGGAGATGCGGGTCACCTTCGCCGGTCTGCCGTTCGAGAAGATGCGGGGCGTCGGAGCCAAGACCTACGAGACCTACAAGGCGAAGTTCGGGAAGGAGCCGACGTCGTACGCCCTCTATGCCGTCGAGGCGGCGCGTGTGGCCATCGACGGGATCCGGCGGGCGGCGGCGGCGATCGAGCGGGCCAAGGACGTCGCCGAGAAGCGCGAGGCCGTGCGCAAGGCGATCGCCTCCATCAAGAACTTCGACGGCATCAACGGCAAGTGGAGCTTCGACGAGAACGGCGACGTCGACTACGAGACGATGTCCGGCTTCAAGGTGGTGAAGGCGGACACGCCGATCGGCTGCAAGTTCCAGTTCGAGACCATCCTCGAGTAG
- a CDS encoding branched-chain amino acid ABC transporter permease, producing MEWWEVLVQQTINGLTRGAVFALIALGYTMVYGIIELINFAHGDVFMLGLFISLSWFTLLGVTKTLTGWQLVTILPLVFVLTMLSTAALNVAIDRLAYRPLRRSTRLAPLITAIGVSFMLENAALLWKGPAPIAYPDVFPSVEILREWFGVDSAVFITTKDLLVVGATIPLMLALHYFVTRTTWGKAMRATAQDRETAQAMGIDVERTILMTFFIGGALAGAAGLIQGMYYNIGQWWMGYQAGLRAFTAAVLGGIGNMPGAALGGFFIGFLSAWSDQYISARWTNAIVFSILILVLVFRPHGLLGERTPEKL from the coding sequence ATGGAGTGGTGGGAGGTCCTCGTCCAGCAGACGATCAACGGTCTCACCCGCGGCGCCGTCTTCGCGCTGATCGCGCTCGGCTACACCATGGTGTACGGCATCATCGAGCTGATCAACTTCGCCCACGGCGACGTCTTCATGCTGGGACTCTTCATCTCGCTCTCGTGGTTCACGCTCCTCGGGGTGACGAAGACGCTGACCGGCTGGCAGCTCGTGACGATCCTCCCGCTCGTGTTCGTCCTGACGATGCTCAGCACGGCGGCCCTCAACGTCGCGATCGACCGCCTGGCCTACCGGCCGCTCCGGCGCTCCACGCGGCTCGCCCCCCTGATCACGGCCATCGGCGTGTCGTTCATGCTCGAGAACGCGGCGCTCCTCTGGAAGGGGCCCGCGCCCATCGCCTACCCGGACGTGTTCCCGTCCGTGGAGATCCTGCGCGAGTGGTTCGGCGTGGACTCGGCCGTCTTCATCACCACCAAGGACCTGCTCGTCGTGGGGGCGACGATCCCGCTGATGCTGGCCCTCCACTACTTCGTGACGCGGACCACGTGGGGCAAGGCCATGCGCGCCACGGCCCAGGACCGCGAGACGGCGCAGGCGATGGGCATCGACGTCGAGCGCACGATCCTGATGACGTTCTTCATCGGCGGCGCGCTGGCCGGCGCGGCCGGGCTGATCCAGGGCATGTACTACAACATCGGCCAGTGGTGGATGGGCTACCAGGCGGGCCTGCGCGCGTTCACCGCGGCCGTGCTCGGCGGCATCGGCAACATGCCGGGGGCCGCGCTCGGCGGCTTCTTCATCGGATTCCTGTCGGCGTGGAGTGACCAGTACATCTCCGCCCGCTGGACCAACGCGATCGTCTTCTCGATCCTGATCCTCGTCCTCGTCTTTCGGCCCCACGGTCTCCTGGGCGAGCGGACGCCGGAGAAGCTGTGA